The Micromonospora krabiensis genome window below encodes:
- a CDS encoding GNAT family N-acetyltransferase codes for MSLRFVLDPDLTPELRERIVSLWTDVSNAGGAVGFVPPVTPDDVRTLADPMFAGVTDGPDRLLLGYADDRLVAALVFTDNRFHLKTHWCVLKRVMVHPDTQGKGYGLALMREAERLGRDLGLAALHVTVRDGLGLTDFYRRLGYREIGRLPGALRVAPGDDRDEVLMWLDLTPAAGVGTPV; via the coding sequence GTGAGCCTGCGCTTCGTCCTCGACCCCGACCTGACGCCCGAACTGCGCGAGCGGATCGTGTCCCTCTGGACGGACGTCTCGAACGCCGGCGGCGCGGTCGGTTTCGTGCCGCCGGTCACCCCCGACGACGTACGCACCCTCGCCGACCCGATGTTCGCCGGCGTCACCGACGGGCCGGACCGGCTGCTGCTCGGCTACGCCGACGACCGGCTCGTCGCCGCGCTGGTGTTCACCGACAACCGGTTCCACCTGAAGACGCACTGGTGCGTGCTCAAGCGGGTGATGGTCCACCCGGACACCCAGGGCAAGGGTTACGGGCTCGCGCTGATGCGGGAGGCCGAGCGCCTCGGCCGGGACCTTGGCCTCGCGGCGCTGCACGTCACCGTGCGGGACGGGCTGGGCCTGACCGACTTCTACCGTCGGCTGGGCTACCGGGAGATCGGCCGGCTGCCCGGCGCGCTGCGGGTGGCCCCCGGCGACGACCGGGACGAGGTGCTCATGTGGCTGGACCTGACTCCCGCCGCCGGGGTCGGCACGCCGGTCTAG
- a CDS encoding expansin EXLX1 family cellulose-binding protein codes for MTDGGVPQSIDTEPWGAGRRRAPRSRVARWLVATTGTALAAIVGLAVALHAGAAPACATVGPPAVALPAVARPAAGLGPPLAAPMPAAVSMLAAAPGPRAAPPTGGAVRKGKATFYDSKGAGGNCSDPSAPANRLYVALGPDEYAAGAACGGHLDVTGPKGSVRVLIMDQCPECPTGHLDLSREAFARIADPVQGVVPVSYRAVVDPPLAGPLTFRIKEGASQWWFAVRVADHGNPLRSVEVRAGTSGWRAAARQDYNYWLIESGAGPGPFQIRVTDVYGHRVTASGIRMTPGRIQRGDVRMYGGAGATRTTRSPSARTPTARPTPTPAVATTTASPTALAAPAAAVVPAASGGAAPAPGCGG; via the coding sequence GTGACGGACGGCGGCGTTCCCCAGAGCATCGACACCGAGCCCTGGGGAGCCGGCCGGCGGCGGGCACCCCGCTCCCGGGTCGCCCGCTGGCTCGTCGCCACCACCGGCACCGCGCTCGCCGCGATCGTGGGGCTCGCCGTGGCCCTGCACGCCGGTGCCGCTCCCGCCTGCGCGACCGTCGGTCCGCCGGCCGTCGCCCTGCCCGCCGTGGCCCGGCCCGCAGCCGGGTTGGGGCCGCCGCTGGCGGCGCCGATGCCCGCCGCCGTGTCGATGCTCGCCGCCGCGCCGGGGCCGCGCGCCGCGCCACCCACCGGCGGCGCCGTGCGTAAGGGCAAGGCGACGTTCTACGACTCGAAGGGCGCCGGCGGCAACTGCTCCGACCCCAGCGCGCCCGCCAACCGGCTGTACGTCGCGCTCGGCCCCGACGAGTACGCCGCCGGTGCCGCCTGCGGCGGCCACCTCGACGTCACCGGCCCGAAGGGCAGCGTCCGGGTCCTGATCATGGATCAGTGCCCGGAATGCCCGACCGGCCACCTCGACCTGTCCCGCGAGGCGTTCGCCCGGATCGCCGATCCCGTACAGGGCGTCGTGCCGGTCAGCTACCGCGCGGTCGTCGACCCGCCGCTGGCCGGCCCGCTCACCTTCCGGATCAAGGAGGGCGCGTCCCAGTGGTGGTTCGCCGTGCGGGTCGCCGACCACGGAAACCCGCTGCGCTCGGTCGAGGTGCGCGCCGGGACGTCCGGCTGGCGTGCGGCGGCCCGACAGGACTACAACTACTGGCTCATCGAGTCGGGCGCCGGGCCGGGCCCGTTCCAGATCCGCGTGACCGACGTGTACGGCCACCGGGTCACCGCGTCCGGCATCCGCATGACGCCCGGCCGGATCCAGCGCGGCGACGTCCGCATGTACGGCGGGGCGGGCGCGACGCGTACGACTCGATCCCCGTCCGCGCGGACGCCGACGGCCCGACCGACCCCCACCCCCGCGGTGGCCACGACGACGGCGTCGCCGACCGCGCTCGCGGCGCCGGCCGCCGCGGTCGTGCCGGCCGCCTCCGGCGGCGCCGCCCCGGCACCGGGCTGCGGCGGATGA
- a CDS encoding MOSC domain-containing protein — protein sequence MRLSAIHTYPVKGCHRTDHDTVPVRPWGLAGDRRWMVVDADGIGVTQRETTRLVALRAAARDGGLLLRADGRPDLDVPEPVDGEPVPVRTFRSRTWSVPAQSAGPAADDWLSALLDRPVRLVWLARPTRQLPVEDGGHDTGDQVTFADGFPLLLANAASLTALNDWLAEAGEDPVPMTRFRPNLVVADAPAWAEDDWEGRPLRVGGVPFRAAGPCDRCVVTTTDQETGVRGREPLRTLARHRNVGQKLLFGLHLVPLDVGSVTVGDRVTVGD from the coding sequence ATGCGGCTGAGCGCCATTCACACGTATCCCGTCAAGGGCTGTCACCGCACCGACCACGACACCGTGCCGGTGCGACCGTGGGGCCTGGCCGGCGACCGGCGGTGGATGGTGGTCGACGCCGACGGCATCGGCGTCACCCAGCGGGAGACCACCCGCCTGGTCGCGCTGCGCGCCGCGGCCCGCGACGGCGGGCTGCTGCTGCGCGCCGACGGGCGACCCGACCTCGACGTGCCCGAGCCCGTCGACGGTGAGCCGGTGCCGGTGCGAACCTTCCGCAGTCGCACCTGGTCGGTCCCGGCGCAGTCCGCCGGGCCGGCCGCCGACGACTGGCTGAGTGCGCTCCTCGACCGCCCCGTCCGGCTGGTCTGGCTGGCCCGCCCCACGCGGCAGCTCCCCGTCGAGGACGGCGGGCACGACACCGGCGACCAGGTCACCTTCGCCGACGGGTTCCCGCTGCTGCTGGCCAACGCCGCCTCGCTGACCGCGCTCAACGACTGGCTCGCCGAGGCGGGCGAGGACCCGGTGCCGATGACCCGCTTCCGGCCCAACCTGGTCGTGGCCGACGCGCCGGCCTGGGCGGAGGACGACTGGGAGGGCCGCCCGCTGCGCGTCGGCGGTGTGCCGTTCCGCGCCGCCGGGCCCTGCGACCGCTGCGTCGTGACGACCACGGACCAGGAGACCGGGGTACGCGGCCGCGAGCCGCTGCGCACGCTCGCCCGCCACCGCAACGTGGGACAGAAGCTCCTCTTCGGACTGCACCTCGTGCCGCTGGACGTCGGGTCGGTGACCGTCGGCGACCGGGTGACCGTCGGCGACTGA
- a CDS encoding class I SAM-dependent methyltransferase, protein MDATSLRRAIARTRLAPVAAFPKRLVSVARHDAKVLRTSARWLVTSREHHNYTYDLTKLSRQHLAWFVSVVCDVPVKQVRGYLAEVESDEPLRRHIEQTTASAARRGLADRHVRYARRIGWYAIVRATRPAHVVETGVDKGLGSCVLASALLRNADEGHPGRLTALDINPEAGYLVRDGRWSEVVDLVIGDSIASIGALDRPVDLFLHDSDHSREHERREFEAVEPKLAPGGILLTDNVTTTNVLAEHAERTGRRFLAYRETPAEHWYRGDGIGVAW, encoded by the coding sequence GTGGACGCAACGTCGCTTCGCCGGGCCATCGCCCGTACTCGGCTCGCCCCCGTCGCCGCCTTTCCCAAGCGGCTCGTCTCGGTCGCCCGCCACGACGCGAAGGTGCTGCGCACCTCGGCGCGATGGCTGGTCACCTCGCGCGAGCACCACAACTACACGTACGACCTGACGAAGCTCAGCCGCCAGCACCTGGCCTGGTTCGTCAGCGTCGTCTGCGACGTGCCGGTCAAGCAGGTCCGCGGCTACCTCGCCGAGGTCGAGTCCGACGAGCCGCTGCGCCGGCACATCGAGCAGACCACCGCGAGCGCCGCCCGGCGCGGCCTCGCCGACCGGCACGTCCGCTACGCCCGCCGCATCGGCTGGTACGCCATCGTGCGCGCCACCCGCCCGGCCCACGTCGTCGAGACCGGTGTCGACAAGGGGTTGGGCAGCTGCGTCCTCGCGTCCGCCCTGCTGCGCAACGCCGACGAGGGCCACCCGGGCCGGCTCACCGCCCTGGACATCAATCCCGAGGCGGGCTACCTGGTCCGCGACGGACGGTGGTCCGAGGTGGTCGACCTGGTGATCGGTGACTCGATCGCGTCGATCGGCGCCCTCGACCGGCCGGTCGACCTCTTCCTGCACGACAGCGACCACAGCCGTGAGCACGAGCGGCGCGAGTTCGAGGCCGTGGAGCCGAAGCTCGCCCCCGGCGGGATCCTGCTCACCGACAACGTCACCACCACCAACGTCCTCGCCGAGCACGCCGAACGCACCGGTCGCCGGTTCCTCGCCTACCGGGAGACGCCCGCCGAGCACTGGTACCGCGGCGACGGGATCGGCGTGGCATGGTGA
- a CDS encoding LCP family protein, which produces MPRADQTAELHLPSNAGPASDLGRPTGDEQPASRPRRRRWRRIALITALVVVVLAGAGVVATGLYVRSINSGIERVDAFEGVPEESRPEVVAAGAMNIMILGSDSRDPENASGSRSDTIILAHLPKDRSSAQLISIPRDTWVHVPKSKEGRGGRDAKINAAYAWGGVPLMVQTVEEFTGVRIDHVTMVDFAGFKEIVDALGGVEITVEKAFTSTHSLNPDGRREFAQGRQTMDGAAALDYARERYAFADGDFTRIKHQQQVIKAILDKAVSGGVVTNPAKLNSFVKATADAVAVDQSLSLVDLATELRHLRSGNLGFFTCPTKGTGRIGSESVVLADKPKAKQVFDAVRRDSVPDILSTAK; this is translated from the coding sequence ATGCCGCGTGCAGATCAGACCGCAGAGCTTCACCTTCCGTCGAACGCCGGGCCCGCGTCGGACCTCGGGCGGCCGACAGGCGACGAGCAGCCGGCATCCCGGCCGCGCCGCCGTCGCTGGCGGCGGATCGCCCTGATCACCGCCCTCGTCGTGGTGGTGCTCGCCGGGGCCGGCGTCGTCGCGACCGGGCTGTACGTTCGCTCGATCAACTCGGGCATCGAACGCGTCGACGCGTTCGAGGGTGTGCCGGAGGAGTCCCGTCCGGAGGTCGTGGCGGCCGGTGCGATGAACATCATGATCCTGGGCAGCGACTCGCGTGACCCGGAGAACGCCTCGGGCTCCCGGTCGGACACCATCATCCTGGCCCACCTGCCGAAGGACCGGTCGAGCGCGCAGCTCATCTCCATCCCCCGCGACACCTGGGTGCACGTGCCGAAATCGAAGGAGGGCCGGGGCGGCCGGGACGCCAAGATCAATGCCGCGTACGCGTGGGGCGGCGTCCCGCTGATGGTCCAGACGGTGGAGGAGTTCACCGGGGTTCGCATCGACCACGTGACGATGGTCGACTTCGCCGGATTCAAGGAGATCGTCGACGCGCTGGGCGGTGTCGAGATCACCGTGGAAAAGGCGTTCACCTCGACCCACTCGCTCAACCCCGACGGCCGGCGTGAGTTCGCCCAGGGCCGGCAGACGATGGACGGCGCGGCCGCGCTGGACTACGCCCGCGAGCGCTACGCCTTCGCGGACGGCGACTTCACCCGGATCAAGCACCAGCAGCAGGTCATCAAGGCGATCCTCGACAAGGCGGTGTCCGGTGGGGTGGTGACCAACCCGGCCAAGCTGAACTCGTTCGTGAAGGCCACGGCCGACGCGGTGGCCGTGGACCAGTCGTTGTCCCTGGTCGACCTGGCGACGGAGCTGCGTCACCTGCGCAGTGGCAACCTCGGCTTCTTCACCTGCCCGACGAAGGGGACGGGCCGCATCGGCAGCGAGAGCGTGGTGCTGGCCGACAAGCCCAAGGCCAAGCAGGTGTTCGACGCCGTCCGCCGCGACTCCGTCCCCGACATCCTGTCCACCGCAAAGTAG